The Roseovarius indicus genome has a segment encoding these proteins:
- a CDS encoding MFS transporter, translated as MRVRLAVLCLAYVLSQFFRAFLAVLSEPLARDVGVTAEDLSFASGLWFVTFALMQLPVGWALDRIGPRRTASVLLGFCGGGGAVLFALATQGWHIDLAMVLIGIGCSPVLMASYYIFARQFPPARFATLAAVMLGVGSVGNLVASYPMALAAELVGWRASLAGLAVVTVAVAAGIAATVRDPELVTGDMKGSVLDLLKMPVLWAILPLMFIAYAPAANIRGLWMGPYLADIHGLDTAQVGQATLMMGLAMIAGTLAYGPLDRVFGSRKWVILTGSVLATAALFGLALQVGGSVAMAVGLCAAVGFFGASYPMIIAHGRAFFPPHLAGRGVTLMNMFGIGGAGLVQFGSGRLHGAVAEAAGPAVAYATLFAVFGGALLLGVAIYLFSRDSME; from the coding sequence ATGCGCGTGCGCCTTGCGGTTCTTTGTCTGGCCTACGTGCTCAGCCAGTTCTTCCGTGCCTTCCTTGCCGTTCTGAGCGAGCCGCTCGCCCGCGATGTCGGGGTGACGGCGGAGGATCTGTCTTTCGCCTCCGGTCTATGGTTCGTGACCTTCGCACTGATGCAGTTGCCGGTGGGCTGGGCGCTTGACCGGATCGGGCCGCGGCGGACGGCCTCCGTGCTTCTGGGTTTCTGTGGCGGCGGGGGCGCTGTGCTGTTCGCGCTGGCGACGCAGGGCTGGCATATCGACCTGGCGATGGTGCTGATCGGGATCGGGTGTTCGCCGGTGCTGATGGCGTCCTACTACATATTCGCACGGCAGTTTCCGCCGGCCCGCTTTGCCACGCTGGCGGCCGTGATGCTGGGGGTGGGGTCGGTCGGCAACCTCGTCGCGTCCTACCCGATGGCGCTGGCGGCGGAGCTGGTGGGCTGGCGCGCCTCGCTGGCCGGGCTGGCGGTGGTGACGGTGGCGGTGGCGGCGGGGATTGCCGCGACGGTGCGCGACCCCGAGCTTGTGACCGGCGACATGAAGGGCAGCGTGCTGGACCTGCTGAAGATGCCGGTGCTGTGGGCGATCCTGCCGCTGATGTTCATCGCCTATGCCCCGGCCGCGAATATCCGGGGGCTCTGGATGGGGCCCTACCTGGCCGACATTCACGGGCTGGATACCGCGCAGGTGGGGCAGGCGACGCTGATGATGGGGCTGGCGATGATCGCCGGAACGCTGGCTTATGGGCCGCTCGACCGGGTGTTCGGGAGCCGGAAGTGGGTGATCCTGACCGGGAGCGTTCTGGCGACGGCGGCGCTTTTCGGGCTGGCGTTGCAGGTCGGGGGCAGCGTGGCGATGGCCGTGGGGCTTTGCGCGGCGGTGGGGTTCTTCGGGGCCTCCTACCCGATGATCATCGCGCATGGGCGGGCGTTCTTTCCGCCGCACCTGGCGGGGCGGGGCGTGACGCTGATGAACATGTTCGGGATCGGGGGCGCCGGGCTGGTTCAGTTCGGCTCGGGCCGGTTGCACGGGGCGGTGGCGGAGGCCGCCGGGCCGGCCGTGGCCTATGCCACGCTTTTCGCGGTTTTCGGCGGGGCTTTGCTTCTGGGCGTGGCGATCTATCTCTTCAGCCGGGATTCGATGGAGTGA
- a CDS encoding TIGR04282 family arsenosugar biosynthesis glycosyltransferase: MLKEPRVGRVKTRLGREIGMVEAAWWFRHQTERLLRRIEDPRWRLVLAVAPDRAGLESRVWPAHLPRVAQGGGDLGDRMGRLLRGMPPGPVCIIGGDIPGVRKGHLVKAFKVLGDHDAVFGPAEDGGFWLVGMKRVVRPPAGLFRGVRWSTEDALADSVASLPGCRVGFCDRLRDVDRAADLVG, encoded by the coding sequence ATGCTGAAGGAGCCGCGGGTGGGGCGGGTGAAGACGCGGCTGGGGCGGGAGATCGGGATGGTCGAGGCCGCGTGGTGGTTTCGGCATCAGACCGAGCGGTTGCTTCGTAGGATAGAGGACCCGCGCTGGCGGTTGGTGCTGGCCGTGGCGCCGGACCGGGCCGGGCTGGAGAGCCGGGTGTGGCCCGCGCATTTGCCGAGAGTGGCGCAGGGCGGGGGTGACCTGGGGGACCGGATGGGGCGACTGTTGCGGGGGATGCCGCCCGGGCCAGTCTGTATCATCGGCGGCGATATTCCGGGGGTGCGGAAGGGCCATTTGGTCAAGGCTTTCAAGGTGTTGGGAGATCATGACGCGGTGTTCGGCCCGGCGGAGGATGGCGGGTTCTGGCTGGTCGGCATGAAGCGGGTGGTACGGCCGCCGGCGGGGCTTTTCCGGGGCGTGCGGTGGTCGACGGAGGACGCGCTGGCGGACAGCGTGGCGAGCCTTCCGGGGTGTCGCGTGGGGTTCTGCGACAGGTTGCGGGACGTGGACCGGGCGGCGGATCTGGTCGGGTAG
- a CDS encoding GNAT family N-acetyltransferase has translation MTLHVGPTGDIVACVRLRRAVFIEEQGVPEDVEQDGRDGAAHHVLAMLDGVPVGCGRILVEGATGKIGRVCVLREHRGHGIGLALVGACLDVLRDLPGVERAELGAQIYAIGLYEKQGFAAYGPEFSDAGGQPHRMMGRAL, from the coding sequence GTGACGCTGCATGTCGGGCCGACCGGGGATATCGTCGCCTGCGTCAGGCTGAGGCGGGCGGTGTTCATCGAGGAGCAGGGCGTGCCCGAAGATGTCGAGCAGGACGGGCGCGATGGCGCTGCACATCACGTTCTGGCCATGCTCGATGGCGTGCCGGTGGGCTGCGGGCGTATTCTGGTAGAGGGGGCGACCGGCAAGATCGGACGGGTTTGCGTGTTGCGGGAGCATCGCGGGCACGGGATCGGGCTGGCGCTGGTCGGCGCCTGCCTGGACGTGCTGCGAGATCTTCCGGGGGTGGAGCGGGCTGAACTGGGCGCACAGATCTATGCGATCGGACTATATGAAAAACAGGGGTTTGCGGCTTACGGGCCGGAGTTTTCCGATGCCGGAGGCCAGCCGCACCGGATGATGGGCCGGGCGTTGTGA
- the dapE gene encoding succinyl-diaminopimelate desuccinylase encodes MTRQPTDPAALTADLIRCPSVTPEEGGALALLEARLGAAGFTCARADRNGVANLFARWGEKGAEKSFGFNGHTDVVPVGDEAAWTVPPFGAEEKDGFLWGRGATDMKSGVAAFAAAAIDYVTETPPEGAVILAITGDEEGDAVDGTAALLDWMDKEGERMDVCLVGEPTCPDRMGEMIKIGRRGSLSAWFTITGVQGHSAYPHRAKNPLPAMARLMDRLASETLDEGTEHFDPSTLAVVTIDTGNPATNVIPAQCRATVNIRFNDAHESQSLIDWMQYEMDKVASEFGVTGEMVVKVSGESFITPPGPLSELVAKAVEAETGVAPVLSTTGGTSDARFVKEHCPVVEFGLVGRTMHQVDERVEVEQIHQLKAVYARILKDYFG; translated from the coding sequence ATGACCCGCCAGCCCACCGATCCCGCCGCATTGACCGCCGATCTGATCCGCTGCCCGTCCGTGACACCGGAGGAGGGGGGCGCCCTGGCGTTGCTGGAAGCCCGGCTCGGCGCGGCCGGGTTCACCTGTGCGCGGGCCGATCGCAACGGTGTCGCGAACCTGTTTGCCCGCTGGGGCGAGAAGGGGGCGGAGAAGAGTTTCGGCTTCAACGGGCATACCGATGTGGTGCCGGTAGGCGACGAGGCGGCATGGACGGTGCCTCCGTTCGGCGCGGAGGAGAAGGACGGGTTCCTGTGGGGCCGGGGGGCGACCGACATGAAATCGGGCGTCGCGGCCTTTGCCGCCGCCGCGATCGACTACGTGACGGAGACGCCGCCGGAGGGGGCTGTCATCCTGGCCATCACCGGCGACGAGGAGGGCGATGCCGTCGACGGGACGGCGGCGCTGCTTGACTGGATGGACAAGGAAGGCGAGCGGATGGATGTCTGCCTTGTGGGCGAGCCGACCTGCCCCGACCGGATGGGCGAGATGATCAAGATCGGGCGGCGCGGGTCGTTGTCGGCGTGGTTCACGATCACCGGGGTGCAGGGTCATTCCGCCTATCCCCACCGGGCGAAGAACCCGCTGCCCGCGATGGCGCGGCTGATGGACCGGCTGGCGAGCGAGACGCTGGACGAGGGGACCGAGCATTTCGACCCCTCGACGCTGGCGGTGGTGACGATCGACACCGGCAACCCCGCGACCAACGTGATCCCGGCGCAGTGCCGGGCGACGGTGAATATCCGGTTCAACGATGCCCATGAGAGTCAGTCGCTGATCGACTGGATGCAGTACGAGATGGACAAGGTCGCCAGTGAGTTCGGCGTGACGGGCGAGATGGTGGTGAAGGTGTCGGGCGAAAGCTTCATCACCCCGCCGGGCCCGTTGTCGGAGTTGGTGGCAAAGGCCGTCGAGGCAGAGACCGGGGTCGCGCCGGTGTTGTCGACCACGGGCGGCACGTCTGATGCAAGGTTCGTGAAGGAGCATTGCCCGGTGGTGGAATTCGGTCTTGTCGGCCGCACGATGCACCAGGTCGACGAGCGGGTCGAGGTCGAGCAGATCCACCAGCTGAAGGCGGTTTATGCACGGATTCTGAAGGATTATTTCGGGTGA
- a CDS encoding Hint domain-containing protein, which produces MTWIGVSDHNDGWFSLKGAAGAQDTDENIRPDSLLPRGTLLVETRLSPENRPQTLLAFRRSHPWAGTFSLQALPDGGIVLIEAQGNDTRTAVLPCPYNDRTDIVRLTYSWDAPGRTGRLSIERPQPNSTHSVMLPNSRPMVLDDLSEIMLGRGHREMDREVTFAAVSDKIEPVGPMPGLTAHTSLLTSLGEKPVHRIRRGDLVITDRGEQVPVLHVVRRTVPARGSFHPIRLRAGYFGLTRDIAVSPNQKLVLRGSDVEYMFGREAVLVPARHLLNNISAFWAKGPEMVTYYQVLLPGHDAVMASGCALSSLLIGRIRRKPEALAASVLAGLDRARLPEHAQPAWPILKPFEAITLASSRAA; this is translated from the coding sequence ATGACATGGATCGGCGTTAGCGATCACAATGACGGCTGGTTCTCACTCAAGGGCGCGGCCGGCGCCCAAGACACGGATGAAAACATCCGCCCCGACAGCCTCTTGCCGCGTGGCACATTGCTGGTCGAAACGCGCCTCTCGCCGGAAAACAGGCCACAGACCCTGCTGGCCTTCCGACGCTCGCACCCGTGGGCCGGCACCTTCTCGCTTCAGGCGCTGCCCGATGGGGGCATCGTCCTGATCGAGGCACAGGGCAACGACACGCGCACGGCCGTGCTCCCCTGCCCGTACAACGACCGAACCGATATCGTGCGGCTCACCTACAGCTGGGATGCGCCCGGCCGCACCGGCCGGCTCAGCATCGAACGGCCGCAACCCAACAGCACGCATTCCGTGATGTTGCCGAATTCACGCCCCATGGTTCTCGACGATCTCAGTGAGATCATGCTGGGCCGCGGCCACCGCGAAATGGACCGCGAAGTGACCTTTGCCGCCGTCTCGGACAAGATCGAACCGGTCGGCCCGATGCCCGGCCTGACCGCGCACACGAGCCTCCTCACCAGTCTCGGGGAAAAACCTGTCCACCGTATTCGCCGGGGCGACCTTGTCATCACCGACCGGGGCGAGCAGGTGCCGGTGCTTCACGTCGTGCGCCGCACCGTGCCCGCACGGGGCAGCTTCCACCCGATCCGGCTGCGGGCCGGCTACTTCGGCCTGACCCGCGACATCGCGGTGTCCCCCAACCAGAAGCTCGTCTTGCGCGGTTCGGATGTCGAATACATGTTCGGTCGCGAAGCCGTGCTTGTTCCCGCGCGCCACCTGCTCAACAACATCTCGGCCTTCTGGGCCAAGGGGCCGGAAATGGTCACCTACTACCAGGTGCTGCTGCCCGGCCACGACGCGGTGATGGCATCGGGCTGCGCCCTCTCGAGCCTGCTGATCGGGCGTATCCGCCGCAAACCCGAGGCGCTGGCCGCCAGCGTCCTTGCCGGGCTCGATCGCGCAAGGCTGCCGGAACACGCCCAGCCCGCATGGCCTATCCTCAAGCCCTTCGAAGCGATCACGCTGGCCAGCAGCCGCGCCGCCTGA
- a CDS encoding Crp/Fnr family transcriptional regulator, which yields MVQETQNRVLLSLPQASRDAVLERCELLDCDNRTVLHQMGETTNAVYFPETAVISALATYGDGSMIEMANIGREACTGINLTLGRDTQLTANEIQVSGTLLKLPASHFQALLAEDPAFKKALFSTIQAVLFQVMVSGACNGAHDARQRLSRWLLTMHDRADGQHMKLTHEFLSQMLGVRRATVSKVASELRDEGHITYSHGRMTVTNHRGLRAASCECYDRVRTAYETLLPAA from the coding sequence ATGGTGCAAGAGACACAGAACCGCGTATTGCTTTCACTGCCGCAGGCGTCGCGCGACGCGGTGCTCGAGCGTTGCGAGTTGCTTGATTGTGACAACCGCACCGTTCTCCACCAGATGGGCGAGACGACGAACGCGGTGTACTTTCCGGAAACCGCGGTCATCTCCGCGCTGGCGACCTATGGCGACGGATCGATGATCGAGATGGCCAATATCGGGCGCGAGGCCTGTACGGGCATCAACCTGACGCTGGGGCGCGACACCCAGCTGACCGCCAACGAAATTCAGGTCTCGGGTACGCTTCTCAAACTGCCCGCGTCGCATTTCCAGGCGCTGCTCGCCGAAGACCCGGCCTTCAAGAAGGCCCTGTTCTCGACCATCCAGGCGGTGCTGTTCCAGGTGATGGTCTCGGGGGCGTGCAACGGGGCGCATGACGCGCGGCAACGATTGTCGCGCTGGCTTCTCACCATGCATGACCGTGCCGACGGCCAGCATATGAAGCTCACCCACGAGTTCCTGTCACAAATGCTGGGCGTGCGCCGCGCGACCGTGTCCAAGGTGGCCTCCGAACTGCGCGACGAAGGGCACATCACCTATTCCCACGGGCGGATGACCGTGACCAATCACCGTGGCCTGCGCGCGGCAAGCTGCGAGTGCTACGACAGGGTACGCACCGCCTACGAGACGCTTCTTCCCGCCGCATGA
- a CDS encoding PAS domain-containing protein, whose amino-acid sequence MDQVRQADGEQAVTTAIRRSPLSMVLTNPRLDDNPITYVNGAFESLTLYSREFAIGRNCRFLQGPQTDPADLEKIREGLRTEKEFEVTLTNHKADGTAFRNQLLVAPIHGADGELNAFFGLQRRIEDEDPSQLPVSDDSSLELLRELQHRVKNHLAMIVSMIRIQAKREVTAESLKAIGRRIEALSVLYDELLNSSASGTPDTDMAAGAYLSRIASVIASLEPRGAIRLNVDCDDISLPVDQAARLGLLLSEFVTNAFEHAFEGRTSGSVEVRFFRPEGGGVRLTVQDDGNGIPEGYNWPFGAPTIEAQHTRAEVHRNGPLDTTGHDHEPGVGGSIVAALTDSLGATLSVTNLSQGTLLTVDLT is encoded by the coding sequence ATGGACCAGGTACGACAAGCCGACGGAGAGCAGGCGGTAACGACGGCGATCCGCCGGTCGCCGTTATCAATGGTACTCACCAACCCCCGGCTCGACGACAATCCCATCACCTACGTGAACGGCGCTTTTGAATCCCTCACGCTCTACAGCCGCGAGTTCGCCATCGGGCGGAACTGCCGCTTCCTGCAGGGCCCCCAAACCGACCCTGCCGATCTCGAAAAAATCCGCGAAGGGCTGCGCACGGAAAAGGAATTCGAGGTCACCCTGACCAATCACAAGGCCGACGGCACGGCTTTCCGCAACCAGCTACTCGTCGCCCCGATCCATGGGGCCGACGGAGAATTGAACGCCTTCTTCGGCCTGCAGCGCCGGATCGAGGACGAGGACCCGTCCCAGCTTCCTGTCTCTGATGATTCTTCGCTCGAGCTGCTGCGTGAGCTGCAGCACCGGGTGAAGAACCACCTCGCGATGATCGTCAGCATGATCCGAATACAGGCCAAGCGCGAGGTCACGGCGGAATCGCTCAAGGCCATCGGCCGCAGGATCGAAGCGCTCTCTGTGCTCTATGATGAGCTTCTCAACAGCAGCGCCAGTGGCACCCCCGACACCGACATGGCGGCCGGCGCCTACCTGAGCCGCATCGCCTCGGTCATCGCCAGCCTTGAACCGCGCGGCGCGATCCGGCTCAACGTCGACTGCGACGACATCTCTCTGCCCGTCGACCAGGCCGCCCGCCTTGGCCTCCTGCTGTCGGAATTCGTGACCAACGCGTTTGAGCACGCGTTCGAGGGGCGAACTTCCGGCTCGGTCGAGGTACGTTTCTTTCGCCCCGAGGGAGGTGGCGTGCGCCTCACGGTGCAGGATGACGGCAACGGCATCCCGGAGGGGTACAACTGGCCCTTCGGCGCCCCCACGATCGAAGCCCAGCACACCCGCGCGGAAGTGCACAGAAACGGCCCGCTCGACACCACCGGCCATGATCACGAGCCCGGCGTCGGCGGCAGCATCGTCGCGGCATTGACCGACTCGCTCGGGGCCACGCTTTCGGTCACCAACCTGAGCCAAGGCACCTTGCTGACGGTCGACCTGACCTAG
- a CDS encoding rhodanese-like domain-containing protein has protein sequence MKRVKDMVAEANDLVAHAPAADYLEQHGTEGVTFVDLRDPRELEREGMIPGAFHCPRGMLEFWIDPESPYAKEKFQSGDSFVFYCASGWRSALSARIAQEMGLENVSHIDDGFSGWKKAGGPVGEKPSKHK, from the coding sequence ATGAAACGCGTCAAGGACATGGTGGCAGAGGCGAACGACTTGGTCGCCCACGCCCCGGCCGCCGACTATCTGGAGCAGCACGGCACCGAAGGCGTCACCTTCGTCGATCTTCGTGACCCGCGCGAGCTGGAACGCGAAGGCATGATCCCCGGCGCATTTCACTGCCCACGCGGCATGCTGGAATTCTGGATCGACCCCGAGTCGCCCTATGCCAAGGAGAAATTCCAGTCCGGCGACAGCTTCGTCTTCTACTGCGCGTCGGGCTGGCGCTCTGCCCTCTCGGCCCGTATCGCACAGGAGATGGGGCTGGAAAACGTGAGTCACATCGACGACGGTTTCTCGGGCTGGAAAAAGGCCGGCGGCCCGGTCGGCGAAAAGCCATCGAAGCACAAGTAG
- a CDS encoding SDR family oxidoreductase, with the protein MTKTLFITGASTGIGAATARAAVAAGWNVGLMARSADKLDTLTKELGDNAMALSGDATDLAAQEDAVRRTVERFGTLDAAFANAGTGLDKPGTEGGDPDEWRKLVDLNVMGVLYTARATLPELRKTRGHLLLTGSAAGRNHIKGSIYSASKWFVHGYAGNMSEEMREWGGRCTLISPGMVDTPFFDEAKPDKLKPEDIAGAVMFAISQDPRAEVREVHVMPTG; encoded by the coding sequence ATGACGAAAACCCTCTTCATCACCGGCGCCTCCACCGGCATCGGCGCGGCCACCGCGCGCGCCGCCGTCGCGGCAGGCTGGAACGTGGGCCTGATGGCCCGCTCCGCCGACAAGCTCGACACCCTCACCAAGGAACTGGGCGACAACGCGATGGCCCTCTCCGGCGACGCCACCGACCTCGCCGCACAGGAAGACGCCGTGCGCCGCACGGTCGAGCGGTTCGGAACGCTCGACGCGGCCTTCGCCAACGCCGGCACCGGCCTCGACAAGCCCGGCACAGAGGGCGGCGACCCGGACGAATGGCGCAAGCTCGTGGATCTCAACGTCATGGGCGTGCTCTATACTGCCCGCGCCACCCTGCCCGAACTGCGCAAGACGCGCGGGCACCTCCTGCTCACCGGCTCGGCCGCCGGCCGCAACCACATCAAGGGCTCGATCTACTCGGCCAGCAAGTGGTTCGTGCACGGCTATGCCGGCAACATGTCCGAGGAAATGCGCGAATGGGGCGGGCGCTGCACGCTGATCTCGCCCGGCATGGTCGACACGCCGTTCTTCGACGAGGCCAAGCCCGACAAGCTCAAGCCAGAAGACATCGCCGGCGCCGTGATGTTCGCCATCTCGCAGGACCCCCGTGCCGAGGTGCGTGAAGTCCACGTGATGCCCACCGGCTAG
- the dapD gene encoding 2,3,4,5-tetrahydropyridine-2,6-dicarboxylate N-succinyltransferase gives MSNAQLEQAIEAAWDARDSITPSTGGETREAIEDTLEALDSGQLRVAERQDDGEWHVNQWAKKAVLLGFRIKDMEQHDNGPQGGGWWDKVDSKFKGWGDNQWKAAGFRAVPNCVVRKSAYIAPGVVLMPSFVNLGAYVDEGTMVDTWATVGSCAQIGKGVHLSGGVGIGGVLEPMQAGPTIIEDNCFIGARSEVVEGCIVREGSVLGMGVYIGKSTKIVDRETGEVFMGEVPPYSVVVSGSMPTKNNLNLYCAVIVKRVDEQTRSKTGINELLRD, from the coding sequence ATGTCGAATGCCCAACTTGAACAAGCCATCGAAGCCGCGTGGGATGCGCGGGACAGTATCACCCCCTCGACCGGCGGTGAAACGCGCGAGGCCATCGAGGACACGCTCGAGGCGCTGGACAGCGGCCAGTTGCGCGTGGCCGAGCGCCAGGACGACGGGGAATGGCATGTCAACCAGTGGGCCAAGAAGGCGGTTCTGCTGGGCTTCCGCATCAAGGACATGGAACAGCACGACAACGGCCCGCAAGGCGGCGGCTGGTGGGACAAGGTCGACAGCAAGTTCAAGGGCTGGGGTGACAACCAGTGGAAGGCGGCCGGGTTCCGGGCCGTGCCGAACTGTGTCGTCCGCAAGTCGGCCTATATCGCGCCCGGCGTGGTGCTGATGCCGTCCTTCGTGAACCTCGGCGCCTATGTCGACGAGGGGACGATGGTGGATACCTGGGCTACGGTCGGCTCCTGCGCGCAGATCGGCAAGGGGGTTCACCTGTCGGGCGGTGTGGGCATCGGCGGCGTGCTTGAGCCGATGCAGGCGGGCCCGACGATCATCGAGGATAACTGCTTTATCGGGGCGCGGTCGGAGGTCGTGGAAGGCTGTATCGTGCGCGAGGGTTCGGTGCTCGGCATGGGGGTCTATATCGGCAAGTCCACGAAGATCGTCGACCGGGAGACCGGCGAGGTCTTCATGGGCGAGGTGCCGCCCTATTCCGTGGTGGTGTCGGGCTCGATGCCGACGAAGAACAACCTCAACCTCTACTGCGCCGTGATCGTGAAACGGGTGGACGAGCAGACGCGCTCGAAAACCGGGATCAACGAGCTGCTGCGGGATTGA
- a CDS encoding DUF1236 domain-containing protein — translation MKTQLLSMTLIGTMGAGAALADTSATAATDLNLRAGPGPQQSIVGVIPVNANVNVHGCLAETAWCKVSFEGTEGWAYGDYLSASLEGEQLMIAPNRDQIEVNTVTYDDGNADGIASGGVAGGIVGAIAGGPVGAAAGAAIGGAVGGATDASDETIVYVRENPVEPVYLEGEVVTGVQLPEAVVLNTVPESDYRYAYVNGVPVVVDPAERRVVHIVR, via the coding sequence ATGAAGACCCAACTGTTGAGCATGACCCTGATCGGAACCATGGGCGCGGGCGCCGCGCTTGCCGATACCAGCGCGACGGCGGCGACCGACCTGAACCTGCGCGCAGGTCCCGGGCCGCAGCAGAGCATCGTCGGGGTCATCCCGGTCAACGCCAACGTGAACGTTCACGGTTGCCTGGCCGAGACCGCGTGGTGCAAGGTCAGCTTCGAAGGCACCGAAGGCTGGGCTTATGGGGATTACCTGTCGGCATCGCTCGAAGGCGAGCAGTTGATGATCGCGCCGAACCGAGACCAGATCGAGGTCAATACCGTGACCTATGACGACGGCAACGCCGACGGTATCGCCTCGGGCGGTGTGGCCGGCGGTATCGTCGGCGCGATCGCGGGCGGCCCGGTGGGCGCCGCGGCCGGAGCCGCCATCGGCGGTGCCGTGGGCGGTGCGACGGACGCGAGCGACGAGACCATCGTCTATGTGCGCGAGAACCCGGTCGAGCCCGTCTATCTCGAAGGTGAAGTCGTGACCGGGGTGCAGCTGCCCGAGGCCGTGGTGCTGAACACCGTTCCGGAGTCGGACTATCGCTATGCCTATGTGAACGGCGTGCCTGTCGTCGTCGACCCGGCGGAACGGCGCGTGGTGCACATCGTGCGGTAA
- a CDS encoding threonine/serine dehydratase, with product MDWKAEIETAWARVKPHVRRTPVVEADGFGLGFPVALKLEQMQHTGSFKARGAFNTLLSMEVPEAGLVAASGGNHGAAVAYAGARLGHRARIYVPEMAGPAKIGLIERLGADLKVVPGAYANALEAAREYEAETGAMQIHAYDAPATVAGQGTCMAEWEDQGLEADTVLIAVGGGGLIGGAVAWLQGRRKVVAVEPETSCALHAALQAGGPVDVEVSGVAANALGARRIGDICYGLAEAQGIESVLVGDEAITQAQVALWQEMRQLVEPAGATALAALMSGAYVPEPGERVAVLVCGGNIAPDPLSAK from the coding sequence ATGGACTGGAAAGCCGAGATCGAGACGGCATGGGCGCGGGTCAAGCCGCATGTGCGGCGGACACCTGTGGTGGAGGCTGACGGGTTCGGGCTGGGCTTTCCCGTGGCGCTCAAGCTGGAGCAGATGCAGCATACCGGCAGCTTCAAGGCGCGGGGTGCATTCAACACGCTTCTGTCGATGGAGGTGCCCGAGGCCGGGCTGGTGGCGGCGTCGGGCGGCAATCACGGCGCGGCGGTGGCCTATGCCGGGGCGAGGCTGGGGCACCGGGCGCGGATTTACGTGCCGGAAATGGCGGGGCCCGCAAAGATCGGTCTGATCGAGCGGTTGGGCGCCGATTTGAAGGTGGTGCCGGGCGCCTATGCCAATGCGCTGGAGGCGGCGCGGGAGTACGAGGCGGAGACCGGGGCGATGCAGATCCATGCCTATGACGCGCCTGCCACGGTGGCCGGGCAGGGCACCTGCATGGCCGAGTGGGAAGACCAGGGGCTCGAGGCGGACACGGTGCTGATTGCCGTGGGCGGCGGCGGGCTGATCGGCGGGGCGGTGGCCTGGCTTCAGGGGCGCAGGAAGGTCGTGGCCGTCGAGCCGGAGACATCCTGTGCCTTGCATGCCGCGCTGCAGGCCGGCGGGCCGGTCGATGTCGAGGTGTCGGGCGTGGCGGCGAATGCGCTGGGGGCACGGCGGATCGGGGACATCTGTTACGGGCTGGCCGAGGCGCAGGGGATCGAAAGCGTGCTGGTGGGTGACGAGGCGATCACGCAGGCGCAGGTGGCGTTGTGGCAGGAGATGCGACAGCTGGTGGAGCCCGCCGGGGCAACGGCGCTGGCGGCGCTCATGTCGGGGGCCTACGTGCCGGAGCCGGGCGAGCGCGTGGCGGTTCTGGTCTGCGGCGGGAACATCGCGCCGGACCCGCTTTCGGCAAAATAA
- a CDS encoding LOG family protein has translation MQDERHSQFRDASADRNTAEQVPDTPQTRAPAYRLAFADDDFLCRDELRPVRLQLELLKPEMILNERGIESTVVLFGGARIPEPSKKDTARTETLAGLSRFYDEAREFARLVTMKSMGTYGKEFVVATGGGPGVMEAGNRGAADAGGSSIGLNIVLPHEQAPNEYVTPGLCFNFHYFAIRKMHFLMRARAICCFPGGFGTLDEMFEALTLIQTDRMKRVPFLLFGEEFWRSIINWEALSEAGTISAEDLELFRFVETAEQAMEIIESWGEVIPEP, from the coding sequence ATGCAAGACGAACGCCACAGCCAGTTTCGTGACGCCAGCGCCGACCGCAACACCGCCGAACAGGTGCCCGACACGCCCCAGACCCGGGCCCCCGCCTATCGCCTGGCCTTCGCCGATGACGATTTCCTCTGCCGGGACGAGTTGCGCCCCGTCAGGCTTCAGCTCGAGCTGCTGAAACCCGAGATGATCCTGAACGAACGCGGCATCGAGAGCACCGTCGTCCTCTTCGGCGGCGCCCGCATTCCCGAGCCGTCGAAGAAAGACACCGCCCGCACCGAAACGCTGGCCGGCCTGTCGCGCTTCTACGACGAGGCCCGCGAATTCGCGCGGCTGGTGACGATGAAATCCATGGGCACCTACGGCAAGGAGTTCGTGGTCGCCACCGGTGGCGGCCCCGGCGTCATGGAGGCCGGCAACCGCGGCGCCGCCGACGCAGGCGGCTCCTCCATCGGGCTCAACATCGTCCTGCCGCACGAACAGGCACCGAACGAGTATGTCACGCCCGGCCTCTGCTTCAATTTCCACTATTTCGCCATCCGCAAGATGCACTTCCTCATGCGCGCTCGTGCCATCTGCTGCTTCCCCGGCGGGTTCGGCACGCTCGACGAGATGTTCGAGGCGCTGACGCTTATTCAGACCGACCGGATGAAACGGGTGCCCTTCCTGCTGTTCGGCGAGGAGTTCTGGCGCTCCATCATCAATTGGGAGGCGCTTTCCGAGGCCGGCACGATCTCTGCCGAAGACCTGGAGCTTTTCCGCTTCGTCGAGACGGCGGAACAGGCCATGGAGATCATCGAAAGCTGGGGCGAGGTCATTCCCGAACCCTGA